A region of the Candidatus Dormiibacterota bacterium genome:
CAGAAGACCTCGCACAGCCGTTCGGCGACGGCCGGAGGGCCCGCACCGATGAACGACGGCCGGTGCCCCCGCGAGGTGTCGGCGTAGAGGGTGAACTGGCTCACCACCAGGACCTCGCCGCCGGTCGAGCCGAGGTCGCGGTTCATCCGCCCCGCCTCGTCGGCGAGGACGCGCAGCGTGCCCACCCGCCCGGCGAGGTGGCCCGCGGTCTCCTCGGTGTCATCGGGGCCGCAGCCGAGAAGCACGCAGAACCCCGGTCCGATCGCGCCCACCACCTCGCCGTCGACGAGCACCTCGGCGCCGGTCACCCGC
Encoded here:
- the dtd gene encoding D-aminoacyl-tRNA deacylase; the encoded protein is MRAVVQRVTGAEVLVDGEVVGAIGPGFCVLLGCGPDDTEETAGHLAGRVGTLRVLADEAGRMNRDLGSTGGEVLVVSQFTLYADTSRGHRPSFIGAGPPAVAERLCEVFCAALRGLGLRVATGRFGAHMRVRLENDGPVTLVLSSGEPPWPADAG